The DNA segment CTAGTTCGATCTATGTATAGCCCAAATTATTTTCTCTCCATTTGGATCAACATAAACTAACAGTCGAGATCAGAGAATGGAAAATTGACGTGCGTGAAaggaatataaatataaaatttataaggataaagtattaaattggtttattatGTTTCGGCGTAATTTTGTTTagtgtttaaaatttaaaatatcgtatttgaatttaaaaaagtttcatttaattttaatatagtcTTATagtaagataaaaattaaataattaatgaaatattcTACATGACAACAGTACAAAAATAAGATCGATAATTTAGAGAATAAATATAAGCTCTAAAGGTATAAAATTAACCGTTGAtatatcaatacatttatttatcattctccttagttctatagaaaatattttatttaaattgtaagaaaaatgataaataaatatattgatgcattcacggttgattttgtgcctctaaaacttgtacttgttctccaaattatcgaccttgttcttatattGCTGTTATGTAGGACattccgttaattatttaattttaacctCATAGTAGGACTACATTGAagctaaataaaatatttttagattcaaataaaacacTTTAAACTTTAAAGACCAAAACAGAATTACATCCAAACGTAGAATCAATTTAGTACTTTATCcgaatttataattaataatttaaaatataaaaatagaattttattatccATTTTTTAGCATTATTTCAAAGCTATAATACTTTATAAAGGATATTTCTAAAGATACTTATTAATCACAATATTACATGTATTacaaataagatattttaatgAAAAGCATagtgttttcaaattttttatacattGAATATATTAATGATAGGATGAATGAGTGATGACAATATTGGCACTCTTATATTGCTCTTTTTGAtaatatcatattatatataatttttttaatatgtattgtatatttctaattttctatgaatttattattatatataaaaaaatattattatcaaaataGAAATGacaatatctattttttaaaataatatattgaaaaaaaaaagcttaaattttctacttttattcgATATACTTGTAACTTATAAGTAAGTTCTGCGGCATTAACATCGTCTCATGGAAGAGAACCAAGTAATAAAATTCATTCTATCATTTTATGTAGGTCAGTGACTTCAGTCCCCATCAGATTCATCATCTATGAATATTAATATGATTGAATAATCCCCCCAATCCCTCTTCGAGTAATTTACCAATAGATacattttcttaattattatttcttgCTTCTATCCCTTTAACGTTACACCCTTCACTCTACtcgaaattaattatttataatattgatataaataaccatttataaattaaaataaatatttctgcttgaaataataatttttctattaACGAAAtacttataataaaatagagtagcattcaaaataatttcattGTTTAAGTtcattcattattttatttgataatatatATCCAAAATTAACAATCATATTACGATATACCCACACACGACGACGACGTTGATCATAAGATCCATTGGACCCGATCTAACCCAACCGGCTTAAAGATGACAATGATCTGAACTGATCaagatagaaattaaaataaagttgtTTTTATTTGGATCGGATAAGGCCATTATTGCTTTGGAAGTTCCCTCCAGTTTTTGATAGCTTTAGACATCACTTGTTCTACTACTTGTGCATCCATAtgaccatcatcatcatcatcaccttcATTGTGCTCCTTCAATATCAATATCAAAAACAATAATTAATCATTGGTCTCCGTGTGCCACACAAATTGTCACTCTTAAGTTtcaagtattatttatttatttatttatttcacttTTGTCAATAACAATGACTAATCTCTTAGAcgattctttttatatatacataaactgttaaaaaaaaatagtctaaatttttaaaaattttagtaattttagctAGCAATTGACTAATATAGATATTAAATTGTCTTTCAATAAAATGTAAATGTAAGTAGTGTTGATCTATGTATGTAAATTCTGataaatatatgtaaaaattatatattttacgTATGCAAATtgctataaatataaatataaactattattgacctaaaataataatatttattagccattgttgatatttaaattagttaatgaATTTCAAATGTTGAAAGATGATTGttataattaaataagaatgatgattcaaaattctaatttatctttttaattattttttaatatttaaatagataaaaatttaaatatacaagttattttttaaaaatattaaaaaataaaaaattagaagaatgaATTAGAActcctaattatttttaattaaataatatgcatcacaaaattaaaataccaATCATCTACAAAATTAggtaattattattcaaataaaatttttatataaaaataatagttaaaaattattaaataatttaacatatataactaAATTTCTCAATGTAAGTGTCAACATCTAAATTATTATAAGAGTAGTTTGCATACCTTGATTCCCATTGCTTCTAAAGAAAAGGCATCTACACAAGAAACCCTAGCCTGGAGCACTTGAAGGCCAAGCTCTTCAAACGCTTCCAATATGAAAACCAACAACCCTTTGCAATTCCTTTGACTCAGCACCCTTATCATGAACCCCTCCTCTTGTGCTTCAACTTTAAGCTGCatacaaataataatacatCAACACCTTCAACtgtttatttattgaattatatATACGAGCACtaaataattgaattagcaTTTATTAGGCATTAGCTAGGTAGTTATATCATTATATGTACCATAGGCATGGGACCATGGTCAATGAAATTTTGGACTGAAGAAGAACAAACTGCTAACTCATCCAATTCTTGTAGCTTTTTCTTTAGACTTCGTATATACTCTGATGCATCCAATATCACTGATGTTTTAAATacctgcaaaaaaaaaaatcatatcccGATCAAATTCCCACTAATGTAAAGAGTTTATCTCACTAATTATCATTAATTCTCCTTAATTGATTAGAATAAAGAGTCATTTATTCAATAAGTAGAAAAATGAAGCTGAATGCAAAAGAGTGTGGTTTGCGTAATCACCGCATGGGATTTAGTGATTGATCGAAGATGTTGAAGGTTCCTATGAAATAAACCTGTTCTCTTGTGAACCCTCGAAACCAttcttctctatctcttttaattttttttcctcccTAGACTCTCAATTGAAGAATATATATAGGCATACTAATACTAATTATatacattttaaaaaagaaaaaaaattctttgaTGTATCATTTGTGAAAGGATATATGAGAACGCGGAATCTTGGTAGTCACGTGTGATGAGTATTTGGAATTACAGTAAGAACTGTGTTAACTTTTTTAACTTATGTTGTAACCTTAGCTTGTGTGTgtgcatttttatttatttatttattttgtgagaGAACCGATGCAACTTTGTTTGTTCTTGTCATGCTAATTAGGGGCTTAGGGACTTGTTTGATGCCGCGTTAGAATTTCTTCACAGAGTCCACATGTGAACCATCGTATAAGAACATTTTTACACCTATCTCTTTAATTTTACACaatttgttttattaaatttcGGATATGTACGTAATCTGTCTAATTAATACCAAATAATAACTCAACTGTAATACACAAATTTCAGTAAATGTCTTGTCCATTAACCACAGAATATAATCGCAAGTAATTAAGGTCGTGAAAATTGAATTGGCGATCGAATCATTAAAATTAGTGGTTTAAGAGTTTAAAGGTTCAATCGAAGTTTAACCGGTTGAAtcgaatataataaaataatatatttatatataaaatatataattttttaaaaagtataattttttttatattttaaatcagTTAACTGTTAAAAATTTAGATgattcaatcaattaattagttttttgatcgttttattattaatttttttaactaaattgatTTAGTGATGATcgatattttattaattcagtTGAATTAACAAATTCGGTCCTATTCCTGTATGAATATCTGGAGGGGAGCTCGACTGTTGAAAATCGATATCGAGTTGTTATTTTCAATGTCGATCTATGAGCCTTGGGATAGCCCGAGTTTTTCGCCTAGGGATCGGAAATGTGCGGAGTATGAACAAAAAAAGCGGAatgtacctgcaaaggcactccgaaaCTTAGGTTAGTATTAAAAATTCAATGTGTTTCTTTAGGATAGGAGATCATACCTTTTATAGGTGAGAGTACAAAGATGAAAGGTCGGTTACATTCCTACTTTAATTTATTGTCTGAATTGAAGAACAGTAATGAGGGTAATATCCGGTCGAGCATTTTGACTGTAGAATGTAATCCATTGAACTTGTGTAACGCCGAACTATAACATAAATTTGTCGAGTTATGATTTATAATGTCGAATTATTACGTTGGATTTATAACGGCCGGATCAGGTCCAATTTGCAAAATCAAGTAATAATAGATATATGGGTTGTTTAATTATTAGCTAGTATGGTATTCCAGATTTTGTAGTAAATTATATTCTTTACTcaccaaaaaataaattgtgttaTCATTGACCAGCATATGAAAAAAAGTCTCACATTAGGGACCAATACTTAAAAAAGAGTGTTATAAGATTTTGGATTCTATCTCTCACTATATGAACTAGTTTTTTTGGTGATAATAATTCTCCCAAAATCTTATAGCTTATTATAGTGTTATTCTCGTTAAAAGTTGGCCAACTAGAAAAAACTACTTACAGAGAGTTCTAAATAGTGGAAAATTCTCGCTGGCAAAAAACCGAGTGAAGTCCCACAGAATAAAGTCATTGAAATGTCAATTCTTCAACGAGACTAATATCTAAAAATGTCCTACATCGGAGAACTAACACTTAAAAGACTT comes from the Arachis duranensis cultivar V14167 chromosome 7, aradu.V14167.gnm2.J7QH, whole genome shotgun sequence genome and includes:
- the LOC107458139 gene encoding uncharacterized protein LOC107458139: MVSRVHKRTGLFHRNLQHLRSITKSHAVFKTSVILDASEYIRSLKKKLQELDELAVCSSSVQNFIDHGPMPMLKVEAQEEGFMIRVLSQRNCKGLLVFILEAFEELGLQVLQARVSCVDAFSLEAMGIKEHNEGDDDDDGHMDAQVVEQVMSKAIKNWRELPKQ